The Acidimicrobiales bacterium genome includes a region encoding these proteins:
- a CDS encoding PLDc N-terminal domain-containing protein — protein MVFAEWQVGQVLWSMVWFTMFFLWIWLVVTVYADIFRSQDLSGVAKALWTVLVLFLPIVGVLAYLLARGHKIGEHRLEQARQADAQMQSYIRSAAASPATDLAALADLHDRGLIDDAEFETMKQRTLVP, from the coding sequence ATGGTGTTCGCAGAGTGGCAGGTCGGTCAGGTGCTCTGGTCGATGGTGTGGTTCACGATGTTCTTCCTGTGGATCTGGCTGGTGGTCACGGTCTACGCCGACATCTTCCGCAGCCAGGACCTGAGCGGTGTCGCCAAGGCGCTGTGGACGGTGCTCGTCCTCTTCCTCCCCATCGTCGGGGTGCTGGCGTACCTGCTCGCACGCGGCCACAAGATCGGCGAGCACCGGCTCGAGCAGGCGCGGCAGGCGGACGCCCAGATGCAGTCCTACATCCGGTCGGCGGCAGCCTCGCCGGCGACCGACCTGGCCGCCCTGGCCGACCTCCACGACCGCGGCCTCATCGACGACGCCGAGTTCGAGACGATGAAGCAGCGCACCCTCGTCCCCTGA
- a CDS encoding phosphatase PAP2 family protein: MSTAIARSRRVQPAEARAFRRVNGLPQGVAGPAMVVMQAGSLPAVFVAAAVAHRLGRPRLARTTALAGTAVWAGCKGLKRWVGRGRPADHLDDVRRRGAAAAGLGFPSGHAAVAATLATVLAPEVARPLRRALVATAAVTAVARVYVGAHLPLDSIGGAAIGVATGTAVQLVRGRGCAASSSRTRRRR, translated from the coding sequence GTGAGCACGGCGATCGCCCGGTCACGCCGGGTGCAGCCCGCCGAGGCTCGCGCCTTTCGCCGGGTCAACGGCCTGCCGCAGGGGGTCGCAGGGCCGGCGATGGTCGTCATGCAGGCCGGCAGCCTGCCCGCGGTGTTCGTCGCCGCCGCGGTCGCGCACCGGCTCGGCCGGCCCCGCCTGGCCCGGACCACCGCGCTCGCCGGCACCGCCGTGTGGGCCGGCTGCAAGGGGCTGAAGCGGTGGGTCGGCCGCGGTCGCCCCGCCGACCACCTCGACGACGTCCGCCGCCGGGGCGCCGCGGCCGCCGGCCTGGGCTTCCCCTCCGGCCACGCCGCCGTCGCCGCCACCCTCGCCACCGTGCTCGCACCCGAGGTCGCCCGACCCCTGCGCCGCGCCCTCGTGGCGACCGCGGCCGTCACCGCCGTCGCCCGGGTCTACGTCGGCGCCCACCTGCCGCTCGACAGCATCGGTGGCGCCGCCATCGGCGTCGCCACCGGCACCGCTGTGCAGCTCGTCAGGGGACGAGGGTGCGCTGCTTCATCGTCTCGAACTCGGCGTCGTCGATGA
- a CDS encoding RIO1 family regulatory kinase/ATPase: protein MVEVAVELDEALEVDEAPLADAERSPNDVLRLVVAVAALLAARLLQLILGDDAVDAARDLWQGLDTLPSWLVATLVLAAWGGGAVLFVGGGALAVWQRCWRALAVTSLGAAVALGLAALLGWADEPTAPPVADVGGAAGWFADHPTATELLVAVTAAVATAAGPWVGRFWRRQAWGVVIALVVTRALVSPVAFASVRALLVGWCAGALAVVVVGTPPRRPRGAAIASGLRAVGVPVRRLDQASLDARGSTPWFAEGTDGRRLFVKALGTDERSADLLFRLYRRLSPRDLGDEAGYLSLRRAVEHEALLALAARDLGVRTPRVVALASAEPDAFVLVYEAVDGRSLDRLAPEEIDDELLRSIWAQVRVLRTRRLAHRDLRLANVFVAADRQVWMIDFGFAELAAGDTLLAADVAELLAATSLPVGVDRALAAAVAELGPEIAATAAARLQPWALSGATRTNLRQRPGLLDELRARVAATDPMRGPAA, encoded by the coding sequence GTGGTTGAGGTCGCCGTCGAGCTCGACGAGGCGTTGGAGGTCGACGAGGCGCCCCTGGCCGACGCCGAGCGGTCGCCGAACGACGTGCTGCGACTGGTGGTCGCGGTGGCCGCGCTGCTCGCCGCCCGTCTGCTCCAGCTGATCCTCGGCGACGATGCCGTCGACGCCGCCCGCGATCTGTGGCAGGGCCTCGACACCCTGCCCTCGTGGCTGGTCGCCACACTGGTGCTGGCCGCGTGGGGCGGCGGTGCCGTGCTGTTCGTCGGCGGTGGGGCGCTGGCGGTGTGGCAGCGATGCTGGCGGGCCCTGGCGGTCACGTCGCTCGGCGCGGCGGTCGCGCTCGGCCTCGCCGCGCTGCTCGGTTGGGCGGACGAACCCACGGCTCCGCCCGTCGCCGACGTGGGTGGCGCCGCCGGCTGGTTCGCCGACCACCCCACCGCCACCGAGCTGCTCGTCGCCGTGACCGCCGCGGTGGCCACCGCCGCCGGTCCGTGGGTCGGCCGCTTCTGGCGGCGCCAGGCGTGGGGCGTGGTGATCGCGCTGGTCGTGACCCGCGCCCTCGTGAGCCCGGTGGCGTTCGCCTCGGTGCGGGCGCTGCTGGTCGGGTGGTGCGCCGGGGCGCTCGCCGTCGTGGTGGTCGGTACACCGCCACGGCGGCCCAGAGGCGCCGCGATCGCCTCCGGGCTGCGTGCGGTCGGCGTCCCGGTGCGCCGCCTCGATCAGGCCAGCCTCGACGCCCGGGGCTCGACGCCCTGGTTCGCCGAGGGCACCGACGGCCGGCGCCTGTTCGTCAAGGCCCTGGGCACCGACGAGCGCAGCGCCGACCTCCTCTTCCGCCTGTACCGCCGGCTGTCGCCCCGGGACCTCGGCGACGAGGCGGGCTACCTGTCGTTGCGCCGGGCGGTCGAGCACGAGGCGCTGCTGGCCCTGGCCGCCCGCGACCTGGGAGTGCGGACCCCGCGGGTGGTGGCCCTCGCCTCCGCCGAGCCCGACGCCTTCGTGCTGGTCTACGAGGCCGTCGACGGACGGTCGCTCGACCGCCTCGCTCCCGAGGAGATCGACGACGAGCTCCTACGGTCGATCTGGGCGCAGGTCCGGGTGCTGCGGACCCGGCGGCTGGCTCACCGCGACCTCCGGCTCGCCAACGTCTTCGTCGCCGCCGACCGCCAGGTGTGGATGATCGACTTCGGCTTCGCCGAGCTGGCCGCCGGCGACACGCTGCTCGCCGCGGACGTCGCCGAGCTGCTGGCCGCGACGTCCCTCCCCGTCGGTGTCGACCGCGCCCTCGCCGCCGCGGTGGCCGAGCTCGGGCCCGAGATCGCCGCGACCGCGGCGGCCCGGCTGCAGCCCTGGGCGCTCAGCGGGGCGACGCGCACGAACCTGCGGCAGCGGCCCGGGCTGCTCGACGAGCTGCGCGCACGCGTGGCGGCGACCGACCCCATGCGCGGTCCGGCTGCGTGA